AATTCTATTTAGTCCTTCATCGAAAAAGGACTATATCCCTTCCCTTGAAGGCCTTTCTTCAATTCCTCAAGGGATATAAGTCTTTTTAATAATAAGAGGGGTTGGCTATTGAAAAATCAAATTTGACATATTGGAATTTTAGTTATAAGATAGCCATAATTGGAGAATTGTGCTCGATGTTCGATGTTCGTGGCTCGATGCTCGATGTTGGATGCTCGATGCTGGTAAAGGATCCAGTATCGAGGATCGAGCATCGAGGATCGAGGTCGCCCTATGAAATTAAATGATATTTTATCAAAAAGAAGGGAATCTATTATAAGTAGATGGTTTGATTTGATCCTGAATACATATCCTCCGGAGACGGCCGATATCCTGAAAGGGGAAAAGAATCAGTTTGCCAACCCGATGGGACATACAATCTTGAAGGGCATTGAGGATATTTTCGATGGCCTCATTCAGGAAAATGATCCTGATAAGTTCGCTCCCATATTGGATAATATGGTCAGGATCAGAGCTGTTCAGGAGTTGGCTCCATCCGAGGCAATATCCTTCATCTTTCTTTTAAAGCAAGCGCTTAGAGAAGAAGTGAAGGTTAAGAATAATGAGATATTGGAGGAATTATTATCTCTTGAATCTAAAATAGACCACCTGGCGGTCGTTTCTTTTGATATATTTATGAAATGCAGAGAAAAGATCTATGAGCTTAAGGCAAAGGAAATGAGAAAGAGGTGAAAAAATGAAAGCTCTGTGGCCATTTCTGGTCGTCATAATGCTCGTTGTGCTCGTCTTCATTGGGGTGAAGGGGCTAAATCTGGATATCCTTTTCGGAATCATCATACCTTATGTGGCTGCCTTCATTTTTATGGCCGGAGTAATTTCCCGGGTGGTCCAATGGGGACGTTCGCCGGTTCCTTTCCGGATACCAACTACCTGCGGACAGCAGAAATCCCTTCCCTGGATCAGGCAGAACAAGCTCGAGAATCCCTCCAATACCCTCGAAGTTATTGGCCGAATGGCTTTGGATGTTCTTTTATTCCGCTCGCTTTTCAGGAATACGCAAACCGAATTAAGAGACGGCCCGCACCTGGCCCATGGCTCGAAAAAATGGCTCTGGTTAGGCGCTCTGGCCTTTCACTGGTCATTTTTCATTATCCTGATCAGGCACCTTCGGTTATTTGTTGAGCCTGTCCCGGCTGCCCTGAATCTGATCAGCCGCCTCGATGGATTCTTGCAGGTAGGCGCACCGGTCCTTTATTTATCGGGGATTGTCCTGCCGGCCGCTGCCACTTACCTTTTAATCAGGAGAATATTAGAGCCCCGAATACGCTATATCTCTTTACCAGCCGACTACTTTCCTCTCTTTTTGATAATAGGTATCGCCATCTCAGGCATCCTTATGCGGTATTTCACCAAGGTCGAGGTAATAAACTTAAAGGCATTTATGATCGGGATGTTTCATTTCCAACCCGTTATCCCCAGCGGCGCGGGCAGCCTTTTTTATATCCACCTGTTTCTGGTCAGTGTCCTGTTGGCCTACTTCCCCTTTAGTAAACTGATGCATATGGGAGGGGTCTTCTTCAGCCCGGCCAGAAATATGGCCAATAATAATCGGATGCAAAGACATATTAATCCCTGGGATTATCCGGTAAAGGTTCATACCTATGAGGAATATGAGGATGACTTCAGGGATAAAATGAGAAAGGCTGGAATACCAGTCGAAAAGGCATAAATACAGGGCGAATGGCGGCTGGCGAATTAAAAGAGATTCGCCAGCCGCCAGTCNNNNNNNNNNAAACACCCGGCCTAGGGGGGCGTGGCAAATAAAAAAACACCCCCCCCCCGCCATTCGAAATTGGTAAGGAGTGACCATGGCTAAAGAACCGAAACCGGAAGAGATATCCCGAATAAATTATCAGCCTCCTTCAAAGGAGTGGATGGATATCCGTCTTGAAATTAGGGAGGGTATGTTTTGTTGGGGTGCCAAGGAGCAAAGTCTTCAAACCGTAGATTTCCCAAATGCCAGATCGTGGTCACCAGTGGAAGAGGACTGGAAGCTTCCTGAAAACTGGAAGGACATAGTTCTAAAGGGAATGGCGGAGAGGCTGGAAAGGTACCGTTCTTTCAAGATCTTTATGGACATCTGTGTCAGGTGCGGGGCGTGTGCTGACAAGTGTCACTTCTTTCTGGGCACTGGCGACCCTAAAAATATGCCGGTCTTGAGAGCGGAACTCCTGCGATCAATATACAGGAAGGATTTTACCAGAGCCGGAAGGATATTGGGGCGCCTGGCCGGCGCCAGAGACCTTACTTACGAGGTGCTGAAAGAGTGGTGGTACTATTTCTATCAATGCTCCGAATGCCGGCGCTGCTCTGTCTTTTGTCCCTACGGCATCGACACGGCTGAGGTCACTATTATCGCCAGAGAGCTGCTTAACCTGTTAGGTCTAAATATAGAATGGATTGCCGGACCAGTGGCCAATTGCTTTATGAAGGGAAATCACTTAGGCCTTGAACCGCATACTATTAAGAGCAGCCTC
This is a stretch of genomic DNA from bacterium. It encodes these proteins:
- a CDS encoding RsbRD N-terminal domain-containing protein produces the protein MKLNDILSKRRESIISRWFDLILNTYPPETADILKGEKNQFANPMGHTILKGIEDIFDGLIQENDPDKFAPILDNMVRIRAVQELAPSEAISFIFLLKQALREEVKVKNNEILEELLSLESKIDHLAVVSFDIFMKCREKIYELKAKEMRKR
- the dsrM gene encoding sulfate reduction electron transfer complex DsrMKJOP subunit DsrM, whose protein sequence is MKALWPFLVVIMLVVLVFIGVKGLNLDILFGIIIPYVAAFIFMAGVISRVVQWGRSPVPFRIPTTCGQQKSLPWIRQNKLENPSNTLEVIGRMALDVLLFRSLFRNTQTELRDGPHLAHGSKKWLWLGALAFHWSFFIILIRHLRLFVEPVPAALNLISRLDGFLQVGAPVLYLSGIVLPAAATYLLIRRILEPRIRYISLPADYFPLFLIIGIAISGILMRYFTKVEVINLKAFMIGMFHFQPVIPSGAGSLFYIHLFLVSVLLAYFPFSKLMHMGGVFFSPARNMANNNRMQRHINPWDYPVKVHTYEEYEDDFRDKMRKAGIPVEKA